In the genome of Clostridium cylindrosporum DSM 605, one region contains:
- the leuB gene encoding 3-isopropylmalate dehydrogenase, with the protein MARNIKIAVMPGDGIGPEIVNQAIKVLNAIGKKYDTNFEYKEVLMGGAAIDATGTPLPKETVDACLESDAVLLGAVGGPKWDNLPGNQRPEAGLLGIRKELGVFANLRPAVLFPQLKSASNLKPEVLGDGLDIMIVRELIGGLYFGEKKRVTLENGEEKAWDTMVYQTSEIERIARVSFDIARKRNKKLTLVDKSNVLESSRLWKEVVYKIAEEYTDVELNQMYVDNVAMQLIRWPKQFDVMVTENTFGDIISDEASMLTGSLGNLPSASLGDGKIGLYEPIHGSAPDIAGQDIANPIGTIMSAAMMLRYSFDMDDAADEIESAISKVLDKGYRTADIMQEGMTKVGCEKIGDLIASEI; encoded by the coding sequence ATGGCAAGAAATATAAAGATAGCTGTTATGCCAGGAGACGGAATCGGTCCTGAAATAGTAAACCAAGCTATAAAAGTTTTAAACGCAATTGGAAAGAAATACGACACTAACTTTGAATATAAAGAAGTTCTAATGGGTGGTGCAGCAATCGATGCTACAGGAACACCATTACCAAAGGAAACAGTAGATGCATGTTTAGAAAGTGATGCAGTACTACTAGGGGCTGTTGGTGGACCAAAGTGGGATAACCTACCAGGAAATCAAAGACCAGAGGCTGGACTACTTGGAATAAGAAAGGAACTTGGAGTTTTTGCTAACCTAAGACCTGCGGTTCTTTTCCCACAACTTAAGTCAGCATCAAATCTTAAGCCTGAAGTTTTAGGTGATGGACTTGATATAATGATAGTTAGAGAGCTAATCGGTGGACTTTACTTTGGAGAAAAGAAAAGAGTTACACTTGAAAATGGTGAAGAAAAAGCTTGGGATACAATGGTATACCAAACAAGTGAAATTGAAAGAATAGCTAGAGTATCATTTGATATAGCAAGAAAAAGAAATAAGAAATTAACTCTTGTAGATAAGTCAAACGTTCTAGAGTCATCAAGACTATGGAAGGAAGTTGTTTATAAGATAGCAGAGGAATACACTGATGTAGAACTTAACCAAATGTATGTTGATAATGTTGCAATGCAGCTAATAAGATGGCCAAAACAATTTGATGTTATGGTTACTGAAAACACATTTGGTGATATAATAAGTGATGAGGCATCAATGCTTACAGGTTCACTTGGAAACCTTCCATCAGCATCACTTGGAGATGGTAAAATAGGACTATATGAACCAATCCATGGTTCAGCACCTGACATTGCAGGCCAAGATATAGCGAACCCAATTGGAACTATAATGAGTGCTGCTATGATGCTTCGTTATAGCTTCGACATGGATGATGCTGCAGATGAGATTGAAAGTGCAATTTCAAAGGTACTTGATAAAGGTTATAGAACAGCTGATATTATGCAAGAAGGTATGACTAAGGTTGGCTGTGAAAAAATAGGAGATTTAATTGCTAGCGAAATCTAG
- the ilvB gene encoding biosynthetic-type acetolactate synthase large subunit produces MKAAEAIVRCLEAEGTKLVFGYPGATVIPIYEVLRTSNITHILSRHEQAVGHSANGYARATGKAAVCFATSGPGATNIITSIATAYMDSIPLVVITGQVKLSNVGKDVFQEADIIGSTECFTKYSYLVKDGKTLPKIIKEAFHIAGSGRPGPVLIDVPLDIQNDEIGEFDYESIKVDIRGYKPTYKGHKGQIKKVIDKLKVSKKPILCIGGGVKLSDAKEEANLLSQKAKIPVVYTMMGKDSVFENSPYVIGQIGSHGKEVANKAINEADLILFVGTRIADRSMSKCSGIEDNATIIHIDIDPAEIGKNIRSSIPVVGDCKNILSEILEQIDELNTDSWINSLTLEKRSLSLSSKLSDEFVNAKHVIKKLSDVASDDAILITDVGQNQIWSALNFEIRGKRRFLTSGGLGTMGYSLPTAVGARFGADKDTQILAVMGDGGFQMSMFELGTIMEHNLNLKLVLLNNDGLGMVREMQNNMYKNPFGTLFAKSPDFIKLSEAYGIKCKRVCENSDVESALKEALEYEGPYLLEFIVDPSEATL; encoded by the coding sequence ATGAAGGCTGCAGAAGCTATAGTAAGATGTTTAGAAGCAGAAGGGACAAAACTAGTCTTTGGTTATCCAGGGGCAACTGTTATACCTATATATGAAGTCCTTAGAACTTCTAATATAACTCATATACTATCAAGACATGAACAAGCTGTAGGTCATAGTGCAAATGGCTATGCAAGAGCTACAGGTAAAGCAGCAGTCTGCTTTGCAACTTCAGGCCCTGGTGCAACTAATATAATTACATCTATTGCAACAGCATATATGGACTCAATTCCCCTTGTGGTTATAACTGGACAGGTAAAGTTATCTAATGTAGGGAAGGATGTTTTTCAAGAGGCTGATATAATAGGATCTACAGAATGCTTTACTAAGTATTCATATCTTGTTAAAGATGGAAAAACTCTTCCTAAGATAATTAAAGAAGCATTTCATATAGCTGGATCTGGAAGACCAGGTCCAGTTCTTATAGATGTACCACTAGATATACAAAACGATGAAATTGGTGAATTTGACTACGAATCTATTAAGGTAGATATAAGAGGATATAAACCAACTTACAAAGGACACAAGGGTCAAATAAAAAAAGTAATAGATAAATTAAAAGTTAGTAAAAAGCCTATTCTTTGCATAGGTGGAGGGGTAAAACTTTCCGATGCCAAGGAAGAAGCAAACCTACTGTCACAAAAGGCAAAAATACCTGTGGTTTACACAATGATGGGTAAAGATAGTGTATTTGAAAATAGCCCTTATGTAATAGGTCAAATAGGGTCACATGGAAAAGAAGTTGCAAATAAAGCCATTAATGAGGCTGATTTAATACTATTTGTAGGTACCAGAATAGCAGACCGTTCAATGTCTAAGTGTTCTGGAATAGAGGATAATGCTACAATAATTCACATTGATATAGACCCTGCTGAAATAGGAAAGAATATTAGAAGCTCTATTCCAGTAGTTGGAGATTGTAAAAATATATTAAGTGAAATTTTAGAACAAATTGATGAACTTAACACAGACTCATGGATTAATTCACTAACACTTGAAAAAAGAAGCTTATCACTTTCATCAAAGCTTAGTGATGAATTTGTAAATGCAAAACATGTTATTAAAAAGCTATCAGATGTAGCCTCAGATGATGCTATACTTATAACAGATGTTGGGCAAAACCAAATATGGTCAGCACTTAACTTTGAGATAAGAGGAAAAAGAAGGTTCTTAACAAGTGGGGGACTTGGAACAATGGGATATTCACTTCCAACAGCTGTAGGAGCTAGATTTGGTGCAGATAAAGACACACAAATATTAGCTGTTATGGGTGATGGTGGTTTCCAAATGAGTATGTTTGAACTAGGCACAATTATGGAGCATAACCTTAACTTAAAACTAGTACTACTTAATAATGATGGGCTAGGAATGGTTCGTGAAATGCAAAACAACATGTACAAAAATCCATTTGGAACATTGTTTGCAAAGAGTCCAGATTTTATTAAGCTTAGTGAAGCCTATGGTATAAAGTGTAAAAGAGTATGTGAAAATTCAGATGTTGAGTCAGCTTTAAAAGAGGCATTAGAATATGAAGGACCATATCTTTTAGAATTTATAGTTGATCCATCAGAAGCAACTCTTTAG
- a CDS encoding MalY/PatB family protein, translated as MEKNKDFNEVINRMGTNCSKWDRRKEVFGQDVLPLWVADMDFKAPSMVIETLKEKIEHGVLGYTYIGENDYLPFVDFMKKRHHLDIFPSEILNTTGVVPAIALSLLSNTNEGDAVMIQTPVYHPFAQVIKANNRKLINNSLVNKGGVYCIDFISFEKQIIENDVKMVVLSNPHNPVGRVWMWEELGLLVDICKKHNVIIFSDEIHSDVIFYGNHFTSILHFRDRYDNIIAAFSPSKSFNVPSLYFSMIISPKESLRKGLSSWINRISMPGVNALNFPGAMAAYKYGEEWLDSMLNYVTDNMTYVINFFKEKMPNVKVVRPQGTYLMWLDFTRIFPLSKDLDNFLINEAKVGFNSGVSFGSEGEGFARINVACSRKTLEEALNRILVAFEKRGN; from the coding sequence GTGGAAAAAAATAAAGACTTTAATGAAGTTATCAACAGAATGGGGACAAACTGTTCTAAGTGGGATAGAAGAAAAGAAGTATTTGGACAAGATGTTCTTCCACTTTGGGTTGCAGATATGGACTTTAAGGCCCCATCAATGGTTATAGAAACACTTAAGGAAAAGATTGAACATGGAGTACTAGGTTATACTTATATAGGGGAAAATGACTATTTGCCATTTGTAGACTTTATGAAGAAAAGACATCATTTAGATATATTTCCTAGTGAGATTTTAAACACTACTGGAGTTGTTCCAGCTATAGCATTAAGCTTATTAAGCAATACTAATGAAGGTGATGCTGTAATGATACAAACTCCTGTGTACCATCCATTTGCACAGGTTATAAAAGCAAATAATAGAAAGCTTATTAACAATTCACTTGTAAATAAAGGTGGAGTTTATTGTATAGACTTTATTAGCTTTGAAAAGCAAATAATAGAAAACGATGTTAAAATGGTAGTATTAAGTAACCCTCATAATCCTGTAGGAAGAGTATGGATGTGGGAAGAGTTAGGTCTACTTGTAGATATATGTAAGAAGCATAATGTAATAATTTTCTCAGATGAAATACATTCAGATGTTATATTCTACGGAAATCACTTTACATCTATTCTTCATTTTAGAGATAGATATGATAATATTATAGCAGCATTTTCTCCTAGCAAAAGCTTTAATGTTCCATCATTATATTTCTCAATGATTATATCACCGAAGGAAAGCCTTAGAAAAGGATTGTCATCATGGATTAATAGAATTAGTATGCCAGGGGTAAATGCTTTAAACTTCCCAGGAGCAATGGCAGCTTATAAATATGGTGAAGAATGGCTGGATTCTATGCTTAACTATGTTACTGATAACATGACATATGTTATTAACTTCTTTAAGGAAAAAATGCCAAATGTTAAGGTAGTAAGACCACAGGGAACATATTTAATGTGGCTTGATTTTACAAGAATTTTCCCACTATCAAAGGATTTAGATAACTTCCTAATAAATGAAGCTAAGGTTGGATTTAATAGCGGAGTATCATTTGGTTCAGAGGGAGAAGGTTTTGCTAGAATTAATGTAGCTTGTTCTAGAAAAACACTTGAAGAGGCATTAAATAGAATATTAGTAGCATTTGAAAAAAGAGGAAATTAA
- the cwlD gene encoding N-acetylmuramoyl-L-alanine amidase CwlD: MKKKLAIINAIIVSLIVALILILDISYLNTFTDKLFGLSAKGSKTIVIDAGHGGRDGGAVGKGGTLEKDINLLLAKKIKSYIEENGDNCIMIREVDEDLFGEIGSGKSKKQQDLKKRKDLIKEYNADLFISIHLNSFPNSKGAQVFYQKGDENGQVLAKTLQDALVKNLDPNNKRIEKESNTYYLLKNNDIPSVIVECGFLSNPSEENLLKDDSYQNKIATSVFYGIERYFELKK; encoded by the coding sequence TTGAAAAAGAAATTAGCAATTATAAATGCTATTATCGTTTCCTTAATTGTGGCATTGATTCTTATACTAGATATATCCTATCTTAACACATTTACTGATAAGCTATTTGGTTTAAGCGCAAAGGGAAGCAAAACAATTGTAATCGATGCAGGACATGGTGGTCGTGATGGTGGTGCTGTAGGTAAAGGAGGTACACTTGAAAAGGATATTAACCTACTACTTGCTAAAAAGATTAAATCTTACATAGAGGAAAATGGTGACAACTGTATTATGATTCGTGAGGTTGATGAGGATTTATTTGGAGAAATAGGAAGTGGTAAAAGTAAAAAACAACAAGACCTAAAAAAACGTAAGGATTTAATAAAAGAGTATAACGCTGATCTTTTTATAAGTATTCACCTTAATAGCTTCCCTAATTCTAAGGGAGCACAAGTTTTTTATCAAAAAGGTGATGAAAATGGACAAGTTTTAGCAAAGACACTTCAAGATGCACTTGTTAAGAACCTTGACCCAAATAATAAGAGAATCGAAAAAGAATCTAACACATACTATTTACTGAAAAACAATGATATTCCATCAGTTATTGTTGAATGTGGATTCTTATCTAATCCAAGTGAGGAAAACCTTCTTAAAGATGACTCCTACCAAAATAAAATTGCAACATCAGTATTTTATGGTATAGAAAGATACTTTGAGTTAAAAAAATAA
- the leuC gene encoding 3-isopropylmalate dehydratase large subunit translates to MGMTMTQKILAAHAGLKEVKAGQLIKAKLDLVLGNDITTPVAIKEFNKVGKDEVFHKSKIAIVPDHFTPNKDIKSAEQVKFIREFANEKEIENFFEIGEMGIEHALLPEKGLVVAGDTVIGADSHTCTYGALGAFSTGIGSTDMAAGMATGEAWFKVPEAIKFVLTGKPQKWVSGKDVILHIIGMIGVDGALYKSMEYTGEGLKNLSMDDRFAMANMAIEAGAKNGIFEVDEKTIEYIKEHSTKEYTVYSADEDAEYSEVFEIDLSEIRPTVAFPHLPDNTRTIDNVGEVEIDQVVIGSCTNGRIEDLRVAAEILKGKKVHKRVRLIVFPATQKIWLQALKEGLLEALVEAGAAVSTPTCGPCLGGHMGILAAGERAVATTNRNFVGRMGHVESEVYLASPAVAAASAVTGKISSPEEVM, encoded by the coding sequence ATGGGAATGACGATGACACAAAAAATACTAGCAGCTCATGCTGGGCTTAAGGAAGTTAAGGCAGGTCAACTTATAAAAGCTAAACTTGATTTAGTGCTAGGAAATGATATAACTACACCAGTTGCAATAAAAGAATTTAATAAGGTTGGAAAGGATGAGGTATTCCATAAGAGTAAAATAGCTATAGTACCTGATCACTTTACACCTAATAAGGATATAAAATCAGCAGAACAGGTTAAATTCATTAGAGAATTTGCTAATGAAAAAGAAATAGAAAACTTCTTTGAAATCGGAGAAATGGGAATTGAACATGCACTACTTCCAGAAAAGGGACTAGTAGTTGCAGGGGATACTGTTATAGGAGCTGATTCACATACTTGTACTTATGGAGCACTAGGTGCATTTTCAACAGGAATAGGAAGTACAGATATGGCAGCAGGTATGGCAACAGGAGAAGCTTGGTTTAAGGTTCCTGAAGCTATTAAATTCGTACTTACTGGAAAGCCACAAAAGTGGGTATCAGGTAAAGACGTTATACTACACATAATTGGTATGATAGGTGTTGATGGAGCACTATATAAGTCAATGGAATATACAGGTGAAGGACTTAAGAACCTATCAATGGACGACAGATTTGCTATGGCTAATATGGCTATAGAAGCTGGAGCTAAAAATGGAATTTTCGAAGTAGACGAAAAGACTATTGAATATATAAAAGAACACTCAACTAAGGAATATACAGTGTATAGTGCAGATGAAGATGCTGAATATTCTGAAGTTTTTGAAATAGATTTATCAGAAATAAGACCAACAGTAGCATTCCCACATCTACCAGACAATACAAGAACAATTGATAATGTTGGGGAAGTTGAAATAGATCAAGTTGTTATAGGTTCATGTACAAATGGTAGAATTGAGGACCTTAGGGTTGCAGCTGAAATTCTAAAGGGTAAAAAGGTACACAAAAGAGTAAGACTTATCGTGTTCCCAGCTACTCAAAAGATTTGGCTACAAGCACTAAAAGAAGGTCTACTAGAAGCCCTAGTTGAAGCAGGTGCTGCAGTAAGTACACCTACATGTGGTCCATGTCTTGGAGGACATATGGGAATTCTAGCTGCAGGAGAAAGAGCAGTTGCTACTACAAACAGAAACTTTGTAGGAAGAATGGGTCATGTAGAAAGTGAAGTATATCTAGCAAGCCCAGCTGTTGCAGCGGCATCAGCAGTAACAGGAAAAATATCTTCACCAGAGGAGGTAATGTAA
- the ilvC gene encoding ketol-acid reductoisomerase, translated as MAKMYYDNDANLDLIKGKKVAIIGYGSQGHAHALNLKDSGIDVCVGLYKGSKSWARAEEAGLEVYEASEAAAKSDLIMILLPDERQGQVYKESIAPNLTAGKALLFAHGFNIHYAQIVPPADVDVFMVAPKGPGHTVRSQYQEGKGVPCLIAIHQDATGKARDIALAYASAIGGGRAGIMETSFREETETDLFGEQAVLCGGASELVKAGFDTLVEAGYAPEMAYFECLHELKLIVDLMNEGGLAYMRYSISDTAEYGDYSVGKRVITDETRKEMKKVLSEIQDGTFARNWLLENQVGRPGFNSVRRQESEHQIEVVGKELRKMMSWSKN; from the coding sequence ATGGCTAAAATGTACTATGATAACGATGCAAACTTAGATTTAATAAAGGGTAAAAAGGTAGCAATAATTGGTTATGGAAGCCAAGGACATGCACACGCTCTAAACCTTAAGGATAGTGGAATCGATGTATGTGTAGGACTTTACAAGGGAAGTAAGTCATGGGCTAGAGCAGAAGAAGCAGGACTTGAAGTTTATGAAGCTAGTGAAGCTGCAGCAAAGTCAGACCTTATAATGATACTTCTACCAGATGAAAGACAAGGTCAAGTATACAAGGAAAGCATAGCTCCAAACCTAACAGCAGGAAAGGCACTACTATTCGCTCATGGATTTAACATCCACTACGCTCAAATAGTTCCACCAGCTGACGTTGACGTATTTATGGTAGCTCCAAAGGGACCTGGACATACAGTAAGAAGTCAATACCAAGAAGGTAAAGGTGTTCCATGTCTAATAGCTATACACCAAGATGCAACTGGTAAGGCAAGAGATATCGCTCTAGCTTACGCAAGTGCTATCGGTGGAGGAAGAGCTGGTATCATGGAAACATCATTTAGAGAAGAAACTGAAACAGACCTATTTGGTGAGCAAGCAGTTCTTTGTGGAGGAGCATCAGAACTAGTTAAGGCTGGATTTGATACTCTAGTAGAAGCAGGATACGCTCCAGAAATGGCATACTTTGAATGTCTACATGAACTAAAGCTAATCGTTGACCTAATGAATGAAGGTGGACTAGCTTACATGAGATACTCAATTTCAGATACAGCTGAATACGGTGATTACTCAGTAGGTAAAAGAGTAATAACAGACGAAACAAGAAAAGAAATGAAGAAGGTTCTTTCAGAAATCCAAGATGGAACATTCGCTAGAAACTGGCTACTTGAAAACCAAGTTGGAAGACCAGGATTTAACTCAGTAAGAAGACAAGAATCAGAACATCAAATCGAAGTAGTTGGTAAAGAACTAAGAAAAATGATGTCATGGTCAAAGAACTAG
- the rplM gene encoding 50S ribosomal protein L13, which produces MKSYMAKAEDVQRKWYVVDATDKTLGRLSSQIATVLRGKHKPTFTPNVDTGDFVIVINADKIVLTGNKLNDKLYRHHSLYPGGLKEVSYKKIMEEKPELAVEEAVRRMLPKGSLGRQMFKKLRVYRGTEHDHAAQKPEVLEFKY; this is translated from the coding sequence ATGAAGTCATACATGGCAAAAGCCGAAGATGTACAAAGAAAATGGTATGTTGTTGATGCTACTGATAAGACACTAGGAAGACTATCAAGTCAAATAGCAACAGTTCTTAGAGGAAAGCACAAGCCAACATTTACTCCAAACGTAGATACTGGAGATTTCGTTATAGTTATTAATGCTGATAAGATTGTTCTTACAGGAAATAAGCTAAATGATAAACTATACAGACACCACTCACTATATCCAGGTGGACTAAAAGAAGTTTCTTATAAGAAAATTATGGAAGAAAAGCCTGAGTTAGCTGTAGAAGAAGCAGTTAGAAGAATGCTTCCAAAGGGATCTCTTGGAAGACAAATGTTCAAGAAGCTAAGAGTATACAGAGGAACTGAGCATGATCATGCAGCTCAAAAGCCAGAAGTTCTTGAATTTAAGTATTAA
- the ilvN gene encoding acetolactate synthase small subunit codes for MKRHILSVLVENHSGVLSKVAGLFSRRGYNIDSLTVGTTEDPKISRMTIALQGDEYIIEQITKQLNKLIDVIKIIDMDTSKCVLRELTLLKVNATNETRSSIIENVNIFRGNIIDIDKKSMTVEVTGDWEKISAFIEIMRPFGIKEIVRTGVTALERGGSALGGK; via the coding sequence ATGAAAAGGCATATATTATCAGTATTAGTTGAAAATCATTCAGGGGTTTTAAGTAAGGTAGCAGGGCTTTTTAGTAGAAGAGGTTATAACATAGATAGTTTAACCGTTGGAACTACTGAAGACCCTAAAATATCAAGAATGACAATAGCTCTTCAGGGAGATGAATATATAATAGAACAAATAACCAAGCAGCTAAATAAGCTGATTGACGTTATAAAAATAATTGACATGGATACAAGTAAATGTGTTTTAAGGGAGCTTACTCTACTTAAAGTTAATGCAACTAATGAAACAAGATCCTCTATTATAGAAAATGTAAATATATTTAGAGGAAACATTATAGATATAGATAAGAAAAGCATGACTGTAGAGGTAACAGGAGACTGGGAAAAGATTTCAGCATTTATAGAGATAATGAGACCATTTGGAATAAAAGAAATAGTAAGAACTGGGGTAACTGCGCTAGAGCGTGGAGGGAGTGCCCTAGGAGGAAAATAA
- the cimA gene encoding citramalate synthase — translation MTRDVKEIFIYDTTLRDGSQGEGISYTLEDKLKIVKKLDSFGVDYIEAGNPGSNPKDLDFFKEVAKCDIKSKLVAFGSTRRVGVKVEEDMGIKSLLFANTPAVAIFGKSWDLHVTDIIRTTLDENLSMIEDTVKYMKSMGKEVIFDAEHFFDGYKNNREYAIESLKSAAKAGADFAVLCDTNGGTMPWEIENIINDVLQNVNVNIGIHCHNDTGMAVANSVVAAKCGAVQIQGTINGYGERCGNANLITIIGNLEVKLGKKCLDNNSISELTNVSKTVAEIANMTHEKSYPYVGASAFAHKGGMHIDGVNKNSISFEHINPEIVGNERRFLMSEVSGKSTILSSIQKIIPEIKKDSKEAQEMVDILKKLEYEGYQFEGAESSFELLIRKHLGKTKEFFKVIDFRVIEEAAGIKSAYAMIKLEVDGKEEITAADGAGPVNAMDKALRKALTVFYPELKDIRLTDYKVRVLDPDKATGAKVRVHIETSDGEATWGTVGVSTNIIEASWKALLDSIDYFLYKEIDRK, via the coding sequence TTGACTAGGGATGTAAAAGAGATTTTTATATACGACACAACCCTAAGAGATGGTTCTCAAGGTGAGGGTATATCCTATACCCTTGAGGATAAGCTCAAGATTGTAAAGAAGTTAGACAGCTTCGGAGTTGACTATATAGAAGCAGGTAATCCAGGGTCTAACCCAAAGGATTTAGATTTCTTTAAAGAAGTTGCTAAATGTGATATAAAGTCAAAACTTGTTGCATTTGGAAGCACTAGAAGAGTAGGGGTTAAGGTTGAAGAGGATATGGGAATTAAATCCCTCCTCTTCGCTAATACACCCGCTGTTGCAATATTCGGTAAAAGCTGGGACCTTCATGTTACAGATATAATAAGAACTACTTTAGATGAGAATTTAAGTATGATTGAAGATACTGTGAAGTATATGAAGTCTATGGGTAAAGAAGTTATATTTGATGCTGAACACTTCTTTGACGGCTATAAAAATAATAGAGAATATGCAATAGAAAGCTTAAAAAGTGCTGCAAAGGCAGGGGCAGACTTTGCGGTTTTATGTGATACTAATGGCGGAACAATGCCATGGGAAATTGAAAATATAATCAATGATGTTTTACAAAATGTAAATGTAAATATAGGCATTCACTGCCACAATGATACAGGAATGGCAGTAGCAAACTCAGTTGTAGCAGCAAAATGTGGAGCAGTTCAAATCCAAGGAACAATAAATGGATATGGGGAAAGATGTGGAAACGCAAACCTTATAACCATAATTGGAAATCTCGAAGTAAAGTTAGGAAAAAAATGCTTAGATAATAATAGCATAAGTGAGCTTACAAATGTGTCTAAGACAGTTGCAGAAATCGCTAATATGACACATGAAAAATCCTACCCATATGTAGGTGCAAGTGCGTTTGCTCACAAAGGTGGAATGCATATAGATGGAGTTAACAAAAACTCAATTTCATTTGAACATATAAACCCAGAAATTGTAGGAAATGAAAGAAGATTCCTAATGTCTGAGGTCTCAGGAAAAAGCACAATACTCTCAAGTATTCAAAAGATTATTCCAGAAATTAAAAAAGATTCAAAGGAAGCACAGGAAATGGTAGATATACTTAAAAAACTTGAGTATGAAGGATATCAATTTGAAGGTGCGGAAAGTTCATTTGAACTTTTAATTAGAAAACATCTAGGAAAAACTAAAGAGTTTTTTAAGGTTATTGATTTTAGAGTTATTGAAGAGGCAGCAGGAATCAAAAGTGCCTATGCAATGATCAAACTTGAAGTAGATGGAAAAGAAGAGATAACGGCAGCGGATGGCGCAGGGCCTGTTAATGCTATGGATAAGGCATTAAGAAAGGCTTTAACAGTATTTTATCCTGAGTTGAAAGATATTAGACTTACTGATTATAAAGTACGTGTACTGGACCCTGATAAGGCTACAGGGGCAAAGGTTAGAGTTCATATTGAAACATCTGACGGAGAAGCTACTTGGGGAACGGTTGGAGTATCGACAAATATAATTGAAGCTAGCTGGAAGGCGCTTCTAGATTCAATAGATTATTTTCTTTATAAAGAAATAGATAGAAAGTAA
- the leuD gene encoding 3-isopropylmalate dehydratase small subunit: protein MVKGTVIKYGDNVDTDVIIPARYLNTSDPVELASHCMEDLDATYPERVKTSKIMVAGKNFGCGSSREHAPIAIKVAGTQCVIAETFARIFYRNSINIGLPIMECPEAAKDIEDGNEVEINFSTGEIKNITKGKSYQAAPFPEFMQEIISADGLINYIKKGENK from the coding sequence ATGGTTAAGGGAACAGTTATAAAATATGGAGACAATGTAGATACAGACGTTATAATACCTGCAAGATACCTTAATACATCAGATCCTGTAGAACTTGCTAGTCACTGTATGGAAGACCTTGATGCAACTTACCCTGAAAGGGTTAAAACATCAAAGATAATGGTAGCAGGAAAGAATTTTGGATGTGGTTCTTCAAGAGAACATGCTCCAATCGCTATTAAGGTTGCTGGAACTCAATGTGTAATTGCAGAAACATTTGCTAGAATATTCTATAGAAACTCAATTAACATAGGACTTCCAATAATGGAGTGTCCTGAGGCAGCTAAGGATATTGAAGATGGTAATGAAGTAGAAATAAATTTCTCAACAGGTGAGATTAAAAATATAACAAAGGGAAAAAGCTATCAAGCTGCACCATTCCCAGAATTCATGCAGGAAATAATTTCAGCAGACGGACTTATAAATTATATAAAAAAGGGAGAGAATAAGTAA
- the rpsI gene encoding 30S ribosomal protein S9, which translates to MERVQYCGTGRRKTSVARVRLVPGDGKIVVNKRDIENYFGLETLKVIVKQPLNLTGTLEKYDVLVNVHGGGYTGQAGAIRHGISRALVQADADIKPVLKRAGYLTRDPRMVERKKYGLKKARRASQFSKR; encoded by the coding sequence ATGGAAAGAGTACAATACTGTGGAACAGGTAGAAGAAAGACATCTGTAGCAAGAGTAAGACTTGTACCTGGAGATGGAAAAATAGTTGTAAATAAGAGAGACATAGAAAACTACTTTGGACTAGAAACACTTAAGGTTATTGTTAAGCAACCACTTAATTTAACTGGAACACTTGAAAAGTACGATGTACTTGTAAACGTACATGGTGGTGGTTACACAGGTCAAGCTGGAGCTATCAGACATGGTATTTCAAGAGCACTAGTTCAAGCTGATGCTGACATCAAGCCAGTACTAAAAAGAGCTGGATACCTAACAAGAGACCCAAGAATGGTAGAAAGAAAGAAGTACGGTTTAAAGAAAGCAAGAAGAGCGTCACAGTTCTCAAAGAGATAA